A single Photobacterium toruni DNA region contains:
- a CDS encoding DUF2999 family protein — protein MNPIIALLKENNINDEQINNIFQMLTQNPLAAMTTISQLGLPQDKLQMLMAQVMQNPALIKEAVEELGLDFSKVEAAKQQLQK, from the coding sequence ATGAATCCAATTATTGCGTTGTTGAAAGAGAATAATATTAATGATGAGCAGATCAACAATATTTTCCAAATGTTAACTCAAAATCCTCTAGCAGCAATGACAACCATTAGCCAACTAGGTTTGCCGCAAGATAAACTACAAATGCTAATGGCACAAGTGATGCAAAACCCTGCATTAATTAAAGAAGCAGTTGAAGAGCTAGGTTTAGATTTTTCAAAAGTAGAAGCTGCTAAACAGCAACTACAAAAATAA
- a CDS encoding MOSC domain-containing protein produces MLPHSIVQQLRCGRVTGQGYFFRTGIEKKPIEKVNVTALGFAGDEQAERFHGGVERAVLQFDSEHYIQLRDQFPQSASLFIHGGYGENLVVAGMNEHNICIGDKVAIGSVILQVTQPRQPCFKLNHRFKEPTIARYSQNNSKTGWFYRVLQAGDINLNDELKIIERPYPQWTIAKVQHYLYTATNDIAAITALTKLPELGTEVKQVFQRRLVTNVIEDWNPRLEGLIKLEMRVVKIVAHSATVKRFYLSRTDLGALPPFNTGAYVTIKLPNGLKLAYSLYDVVVDDVYQIAVPQGCDSQEGSQYLYEQVCVGDVLSVYEPVNKKSNNA; encoded by the coding sequence ATGCTCCCACATTCAATTGTTCAACAGTTACGTTGTGGTCGTGTTACTGGGCAAGGGTATTTTTTTCGAACCGGTATTGAAAAAAAACCAATAGAAAAAGTTAACGTAACGGCATTGGGATTTGCAGGTGATGAGCAAGCTGAACGTTTCCATGGTGGTGTTGAGCGGGCAGTGTTGCAGTTTGATAGCGAGCATTATATTCAGTTACGCGATCAGTTTCCCCAATCAGCCTCACTATTTATTCATGGTGGATATGGGGAAAACCTAGTCGTTGCTGGCATGAATGAGCATAATATTTGTATTGGCGATAAAGTGGCTATTGGGTCGGTGATATTACAAGTTACACAACCAAGGCAGCCGTGTTTTAAACTCAACCACCGCTTTAAAGAGCCAACGATTGCACGATACTCACAAAATAACAGCAAAACGGGTTGGTTTTATCGTGTATTACAAGCGGGGGATATAAACTTAAATGATGAATTAAAAATCATTGAGCGACCTTATCCGCAATGGACAATTGCCAAAGTACAACATTATCTTTATACCGCAACCAATGATATTGCCGCAATAACAGCTCTGACAAAATTGCCTGAATTAGGAACCGAGGTGAAGCAGGTTTTTCAGCGTCGGTTAGTGACAAATGTTATCGAAGATTGGAATCCACGACTTGAAGGGTTAATTAAGTTAGAGATGCGAGTTGTAAAAATTGTCGCTCACTCGGCGACGGTTAAGCGTTTTTATTTAAGTCGTACCGATCTTGGTGCTTTACCGCCATTTAATACTGGCGCTTATGTCACGATTAAATTACCGAATGGCTTAAAATTAGCCTATTCTTTGTATGATGTTGTCGTTGATGATGTTTATCAAATTGCCGTACCGCAAGGATGTGATAGCCAAGAAGGATCACAATACTTATATGAGCAAGTGTGCGTTGGTGATGTGTTATCAGTCTATGAACCTGTGAATAAAAAGTCCAATAATGCCTGA
- a CDS encoding ArsR/SmtB family transcription factor gives MQLDEMKQRATEVAELLKTMTHPERLIVLCQLMEGEMSANQLQLNSTLSQSAFSQHLAILRKNKIVKIRKEAQSVFYSLADQRIKALITSFHDIFCDEE, from the coding sequence ATGCAATTAGATGAAATGAAACAACGAGCAACAGAAGTCGCAGAATTATTAAAAACAATGACGCACCCTGAAAGATTAATTGTGCTGTGCCAGTTAATGGAAGGGGAAATGAGTGCGAATCAATTGCAGCTTAATTCAACCCTAAGTCAATCAGCATTTTCACAACATTTAGCGATTTTACGAAAGAATAAAATCGTAAAGATACGCAAAGAAGCACAATCAGTTTTTTATTCATTGGCTGATCAGCGTATTAAAGCGCTTATAACCAGTTTCCATGATATTTTTTGTGATGAAGAGTAG
- a CDS encoding YeeE/YedE family protein, whose translation MTFQMPWASLFGGMLLGLSAVILMLFIGKTAGISGIINGVIKREKQDLGWKTAFLIGMILSVFIVSPLGATLPTINEHNIGTVLIAGLLVGFGTRLGNGCTSGHGIVGMGRFSKRSIYATCIFMGSAIIVVFIRHLLGDL comes from the coding sequence ATGACTTTTCAAATGCCATGGGCGTCATTATTTGGCGGTATGTTGCTTGGATTATCTGCGGTTATATTGATGCTGTTTATTGGTAAAACAGCAGGAATCAGCGGCATTATCAATGGCGTAATTAAGCGAGAAAAACAAGATTTAGGGTGGAAAACGGCATTTTTGATCGGAATGATCTTAAGTGTGTTTATTGTATCCCCGTTGGGCGCAACATTACCGACTATTAATGAACATAATATTGGAACTGTTTTAATTGCGGGTTTATTGGTTGGTTTTGGTACTCGTTTAGGTAATGGGTGTACCAGTGGCCACGGCATTGTTGGTATGGGGCGTTTTTCTAAACGTTCAATTTATGCGACGTGTATTTTTATGGGGTCAGCCATTATTGTTGTATTTATTCGTCATTTATTAGGTGATTTATAA
- a CDS encoding YeeE/YedE family protein — MSRLKINRIVVGAIAGVLFGSGMVISEMVNPHKVIAFLDIFGHWDPSLAFVMIGALLVFTPCYHLIIKKRKTAINGDVIAPKNCNKIDAKLTAGAIIFGMGWGLAGFCPGPAITNIGGGNYAVFAFVAAMILGMVIANRYLASKS, encoded by the coding sequence ATGAGTCGATTAAAAATAAATCGTATTGTCGTGGGGGCTATTGCTGGGGTTCTGTTTGGTTCAGGAATGGTTATATCAGAAATGGTTAATCCTCATAAAGTTATCGCTTTTTTAGATATTTTTGGTCATTGGGATCCCAGCCTTGCTTTTGTAATGATAGGGGCTTTATTAGTCTTTACGCCTTGTTATCATCTGATTATAAAGAAGCGTAAAACAGCTATTAATGGTGATGTAATCGCGCCTAAAAATTGTAATAAGATTGATGCTAAATTAACTGCTGGAGCCATTATTTTTGGTATGGGTTGGGGCTTGGCAGGTTTTTGCCCGGGTCCTGCTATTACAAATATTGGTGGTGGTAATTATGCAGTATTTGCTTTTGTTGCTGCTATGATTTTAGGTATGGTTATTGCCAATAGATATTTAGCATCAAAATCTTAG
- a CDS encoding dihydrofolate reductase family protein, with protein sequence MANIVFIATSLDGFIADKQGKLEWLHSVPNPDNIDTGFFALMERIDGLVMGRNTLDVVLSFDCNWPYTKPVFVLSNTMTKVPSGYEDKVFLVNGELKDIIADLNAKGFNDLYIDGGVTIQNFLKQDLIDEMVITRFPILLGGGAPLFGELKQPLNFKVIKSEVVLETLVQTSYVREK encoded by the coding sequence ATGGCAAATATCGTATTTATTGCAACCAGTCTAGATGGTTTCATCGCAGATAAGCAAGGCAAACTTGAGTGGCTACATTCAGTACCAAATCCAGACAATATCGATACTGGTTTCTTTGCGTTGATGGAGCGAATTGACGGTTTGGTGATGGGGCGCAATACTCTAGATGTCGTTCTGAGTTTTGATTGCAATTGGCCTTATACAAAACCTGTATTCGTGTTAAGCAACACCATGACGAAAGTGCCATCAGGCTATGAAGACAAAGTATTCTTAGTCAACGGTGAATTAAAAGACATTATCGCGGATCTGAATGCTAAGGGATTTAATGATTTATATATCGATGGTGGCGTGACGATTCAAAACTTCCTCAAACAAGATCTGATCGATGAAATGGTGATCACTCGTTTTCCTATCCTCCTTGGCGGCGGCGCACCTTTATTTGGTGAACTAAAACAGCCGTTGAACTTCAAAGTAATCAAGAGTGAAGTAGTGCTAGAAACCTTGGTGCAAACTTCTTACGTGCGAGAGAAATAA
- a CDS encoding DUF5677 domain-containing protein, with protein sequence MRTIQEQFNKILEDLVTDNPAKARELDIKKLVADLTPEFVDMIGKSLHSSMPEMLSNRRSDFSSFADMNVEKWQSAFDLLETHIVICTEAGETLNSKYRPEAAEHGDLIFDLLVRHHARACHIANEILCLLKNGFPDAAHSRWRALHEVNATALFIFNHGQECAERFYFHDVVDVYDAMKEHRKYEERLQAKGPTDLEMNDLKKVYDDLIKKYGRNYAGHYGWAAYLFPEHSRVGFGAIEKDVGLEHMRPYYKWASQNIHAGSKGLRNRLALADCSEDILVVGQSNSGMTDPAHATAISLLGVTSTLLTYKPSMDTIVMMQIAAKYSDNIGREFLRLSRNTDL encoded by the coding sequence ATGAGAACTATTCAAGAACAATTCAATAAAATCCTCGAAGATTTGGTTACTGATAACCCAGCTAAAGCGAGAGAGCTAGATATCAAAAAACTGGTTGCTGACTTAACTCCAGAATTTGTAGATATGATCGGTAAATCATTGCATTCCTCAATGCCTGAAATGCTTTCAAATCGCAGGTCAGATTTTAGCTCGTTTGCGGATATGAATGTTGAAAAATGGCAGTCGGCTTTTGATTTACTTGAAACGCATATTGTAATCTGCACTGAAGCGGGAGAAACTCTAAATTCAAAATATCGCCCAGAAGCAGCAGAGCATGGGGACTTGATATTTGACCTCTTAGTTCGTCATCACGCTAGAGCCTGCCACATAGCAAACGAAATTTTATGCTTATTAAAGAATGGGTTCCCTGATGCTGCACACTCTAGATGGAGAGCACTACATGAAGTGAATGCCACTGCCCTATTCATTTTTAATCACGGTCAAGAGTGTGCCGAACGCTTTTATTTTCATGATGTTGTGGACGTTTATGACGCTATGAAAGAGCATCGTAAATACGAGGAGCGACTACAAGCAAAGGGACCAACAGATCTAGAGATGAATGATTTAAAAAAGGTTTATGATGATCTTATAAAAAAATATGGTAGAAACTACGCTGGGCATTATGGGTGGGCTGCATATTTGTTTCCGGAACATAGTCGCGTAGGCTTCGGTGCCATTGAGAAAGATGTAGGGCTTGAACATATGCGTCCTTATTATAAATGGGCAAGCCAAAATATTCATGCAGGTTCGAAAGGATTAAGAAACCGCCTAGCCCTTGCTGATTGTAGCGAAGATATATTAGTAGTTGGGCAAAGTAATTCAGGTATGACAGATCCAGCTCATGCTACAGCCATTAGTTTACTTGGGGTAACGAGTACATTACTGACCTATAAGCCTTCAATGGATACAATTGTAATGATGCAAATAGCGGCAAAGTACTCAGATAATATTGGTCGTGAATTTCTCAGGCTTTCGAGGAATACTGATTTATAA
- a CDS encoding cytosolic protein: MYIHHVNGIDWLVITAFEELKTLFIEEAGAIPLCFSTASELSLIDQAKRTYGYLPTLSGVITDTGIFQSQNNEQDLYPQLACLVEGRGRVFIYHGGFVAFVGDEQTFITQID, from the coding sequence ATGTATATCCATCATGTTAATGGTATCGACTGGCTGGTGATCACAGCTTTTGAAGAACTGAAAACGTTATTTATCGAAGAAGCTGGTGCGATCCCCCTTTGCTTCTCTACTGCCAGCGAATTGAGCCTGATTGATCAAGCCAAGCGCACTTATGGATATTTGCCGACACTTAGCGGCGTAATTACTGATACTGGGATATTTCAAAGCCAGAATAATGAACAAGATTTGTACCCACAGCTTGCTTGCTTAGTAGAGGGGCGTGGTCGAGTATTTATCTATCACGGTGGCTTTGTAGCTTTTGTGGGTGATGAGCAAACCTTCATTACTCAAATAGACTGA
- a CDS encoding GMP reductase: MRIEQDLKLGFKDVLFRPKRSTLKSRSQVDLTRDFTFKHSGRQWSGVPIIAANMDSVGSFDMAIALAQHKVMTAIHKHYTVEQWAEFIHANDASVLNNVMVSTGTSDADFQKTKDIMALTDDIIFICIDIANGYSEHLVEYVERVRAQFPDKVISAGNVVTGDMVEELILAGADIVKVGIGPGSVCTTRVKTGVGYPQLSAIIECADAAHGLGGRIIGDGGCSCAGDVSKAFGGGADFVMLGGMLAGHSESNGEIIEQDGKQFMKFYGMSSQSAMDKHSGGVATYRAAEGKTVLLPYRGSVNLTIQDIMGGVRSTCTYVGAAQLKELTKRTTFIRVQEQENNVYGKE, from the coding sequence ATGCGTATCGAACAAGATCTAAAATTAGGCTTTAAAGATGTATTATTTCGTCCAAAACGCTCAACATTGAAAAGTCGCTCTCAAGTTGACTTAACCCGCGATTTTACATTTAAACATAGTGGTCGTCAATGGTCTGGTGTACCTATTATTGCCGCTAATATGGATTCAGTTGGTAGCTTTGATATGGCTATCGCTTTAGCACAACATAAAGTAATGACGGCTATTCACAAACATTACACCGTTGAGCAATGGGCTGAATTTATTCATGCTAACGATGCTTCAGTGTTAAATAATGTCATGGTCTCAACAGGCACATCTGATGCTGATTTCCAAAAAACCAAAGATATTATGGCGCTAACTGATGACATCATCTTTATCTGTATTGATATTGCTAATGGCTACTCAGAGCACCTTGTCGAGTACGTTGAACGTGTTCGCGCCCAATTCCCTGACAAAGTAATCAGTGCTGGTAACGTTGTTACGGGTGATATGGTTGAAGAGCTTATTCTTGCCGGCGCAGATATTGTTAAAGTCGGTATCGGCCCAGGTTCAGTATGTACTACTCGTGTTAAAACTGGCGTTGGTTACCCACAACTTTCAGCTATCATTGAATGTGCCGATGCTGCTCATGGCCTAGGTGGTCGTATCATTGGTGACGGTGGTTGTTCATGTGCGGGTGATGTATCAAAAGCCTTTGGTGGTGGTGCTGATTTCGTGATGCTTGGCGGTATGCTTGCAGGTCACAGTGAAAGCAACGGTGAAATCATTGAACAAGACGGCAAGCAGTTCATGAAGTTCTATGGCATGTCGAGCCAAAGCGCAATGGACAAGCACTCTGGTGGCGTTGCAACATACCGCGCTGCTGAAGGTAAAACCGTACTACTTCCTTACCGTGGTTCAGTAAACTTGACCATTCAAGACATCATGGGCGGTGTACGCTCAACGTGTACTTATGTTGGTGCAGCGCAACTGAAAGAATTAACTAAGCGTACAACTTTCATTCGCGTTCAAGAGCAAGAAAACAACGTATACGGTAAAGAATAA
- a CDS encoding AraC family transcriptional regulator — protein MINVAFIRTAFLKPLEIGLQKRYGISFAELGIPSQLLKEPMSLIPFNDYLQWLERIEELTQDSAYMIKIAADITFENIGPIGNWYVTCPDLALAFRRINYGVSCLQGGASYHGQQSGNIIKWVYHNSYAHGRAASFDSLKMAILFTQVTRNYMGDDYVPLKIELSGTEIVDSAIQQFFGCPITWQSPATKVWLNLSMLEHGNQRPLPIAKPILVSNLQLDDLLNMPQPLDLAKVMFEIINYSRYYGFPTLDFVAKKVGLSRQQLQRRLHDNGWTFTSMTNYILCNVAIKYMLSGMSIETIATLLSYNNVQSFSKAFKRNRGLTPAQYQHQLLERSLN, from the coding sequence ATGATTAATGTCGCCTTTATTCGTACCGCCTTTCTTAAACCATTAGAAATTGGCTTACAAAAACGCTATGGAATCAGCTTTGCTGAATTAGGCATTCCCTCGCAGTTATTAAAAGAACCGATGTCTTTGATCCCTTTTAATGATTATTTACAGTGGTTAGAGCGTATTGAAGAATTAACCCAAGATTCGGCTTATATGATTAAAATTGCAGCCGATATTACCTTTGAAAATATTGGTCCTATTGGTAATTGGTACGTAACTTGTCCCGATCTCGCGTTAGCATTTCGACGAATCAACTATGGCGTATCATGCCTACAAGGCGGGGCGTCTTATCACGGTCAACAATCAGGAAATATCATCAAATGGGTATACCATAATAGTTATGCGCATGGTCGAGCAGCGAGTTTTGACAGCTTAAAAATGGCAATTTTATTTACTCAAGTTACTCGTAATTATATGGGGGATGATTATGTACCTTTAAAAATAGAATTATCCGGTACTGAGATAGTAGATTCGGCGATTCAACAGTTTTTTGGGTGTCCCATCACATGGCAATCACCCGCAACAAAAGTTTGGTTAAACCTATCAATGTTAGAGCATGGAAATCAGCGTCCTTTGCCAATAGCGAAACCGATTCTTGTTTCTAACTTACAATTAGATGATTTACTGAATATGCCTCAGCCTTTAGATCTTGCGAAAGTCATGTTTGAGATCATTAACTATTCACGTTATTACGGCTTTCCTACTCTGGATTTTGTAGCTAAAAAAGTGGGGTTATCACGCCAACAATTACAACGTCGATTGCATGATAACGGTTGGACATTCACCAGTATGACAAATTATATTTTATGTAATGTGGCGATAAAATACATGCTATCAGGCATGAGTATCGAAACAATAGCGACCTTACTTAGCTACAATAATGTTCAAAGTTTCAGTAAAGCATTTAAACGTAATCGTGGTCTAACACCAGCACAATACCAGCACCAACTATTGGAACGTAGCCTTAATTAA
- a CDS encoding MFS transporter: MSLLSMPFVGTNVDTALSVFAGVVLIATIAAVGIGFWKIHELPIHKASTKEHHQIGLITALTWIGFVWHWVWVLAVIIAFVDGEKALCRIRDIWHGDRLPVAPAMTTETEEK; this comes from the coding sequence ATGAGTTTACTGAGTATGCCTTTTGTCGGCACCAATGTAGACACTGCATTAAGTGTGTTTGCGGGGGTGGTATTGATTGCAACTATTGCTGCTGTTGGAATTGGTTTTTGGAAAATACATGAATTGCCAATCCATAAAGCATCAACAAAAGAACATCATCAAATAGGCTTAATAACGGCACTCACATGGATTGGCTTTGTGTGGCATTGGGTGTGGGTATTGGCGGTTATTATTGCATTTGTGGATGGAGAAAAAGCGTTATGCCGCATTCGAGATATTTGGCATGGTGATCGTTTACCTGTAGCGCCTGCTATGACTACAGAAACAGAGGAGAAGTAG
- a CDS encoding HlyD family secretion protein has product MLEGLAVWALFIYLLRLVGMPWNKFTQAFAYIGGGSWLVFVWFGLITYAPMDLSGGSLVQSPHVQLRPPSTSINGRVKGIYVAPNSKVTQGQLVYELEPEPYVIALNKTQASLEAAEVARDMAKQDIAMAQTAKTAAVKDIDIITKQLSVATADYRLKNTMLARYVKQNKVVKHTITASMLDEQRTAVDVAKSQQIMLDSQIEKAHIAVKKAQLEIEKAQLTFNSRDVDVITAKENVAKAQWDLDNTKVYAPADGFVTNFIMREGLYVGSIPRIQMYTDEKYVLMRVNHQAIRNVKPGQMAEFASAVYPGKVFAAEVEGIVEATGESQGNLIGRETNVRQTTGANIANKHHFVRLKLYETEGYDIPVGSVGLAWISAEKPISFLGFLDVIRGIIIRMKAQVFYIWSM; this is encoded by the coding sequence ATGTTAGAAGGTTTAGCTGTTTGGGCTCTGTTTATTTATTTGTTGCGTTTAGTCGGCATGCCATGGAATAAATTCACTCAAGCTTTTGCATATATTGGTGGTGGTAGTTGGTTAGTCTTTGTATGGTTTGGTTTAATTACTTATGCGCCAATGGATTTATCTGGCGGTTCATTAGTGCAATCGCCACATGTGCAACTACGACCACCTTCAACGTCGATAAATGGGCGTGTAAAGGGTATTTATGTTGCGCCTAATAGTAAAGTGACCCAAGGCCAATTAGTCTATGAACTTGAGCCTGAGCCATATGTTATTGCTCTTAATAAAACACAAGCAAGTCTTGAGGCGGCAGAAGTTGCTCGAGATATGGCTAAGCAAGATATTGCAATGGCACAAACGGCAAAGACTGCTGCCGTGAAAGATATCGATATTATAACTAAACAATTATCAGTAGCAACGGCTGACTATCGTTTAAAAAATACAATGCTGGCGCGATATGTAAAGCAAAATAAGGTAGTAAAACATACCATAACGGCAAGTATGTTAGATGAGCAACGTACTGCTGTTGATGTTGCTAAGTCACAACAAATCATGTTGGATTCACAAATAGAAAAAGCCCATATTGCGGTTAAAAAAGCCCAATTAGAAATAGAAAAAGCTCAGTTAACCTTTAACAGTCGTGATGTTGATGTTATTACGGCGAAAGAAAATGTCGCTAAAGCGCAGTGGGATTTAGACAATACTAAAGTTTATGCACCTGCTGATGGTTTTGTTACTAATTTCATTATGCGTGAAGGGCTGTATGTGGGTTCGATTCCACGTATTCAAATGTATACCGATGAAAAATATGTATTAATGCGAGTTAATCATCAAGCTATTCGTAATGTAAAACCAGGACAGATGGCTGAATTTGCTTCTGCTGTTTACCCAGGTAAAGTCTTTGCTGCGGAAGTGGAAGGGATTGTTGAGGCAACAGGTGAATCGCAAGGTAATTTGATTGGACGTGAAACCAATGTTCGCCAAACAACAGGTGCAAATATAGCAAATAAACACCACTTTGTACGTTTGAAACTTTACGAAACAGAAGGTTATGATATTCCAGTTGGTTCAGTCGGCTTAGCTTGGATCAGTGCTGAAAAACCTATTAGCTTCCTTGGCTTTCTCGATGTTATTCGTGGGATTATTATTCGAATGAAGGCGCAAGTTTTCTATATTTGGTCAATGTAA
- the sstT gene encoding serine/threonine transporter SstT encodes MSQSQPFLARVANGSLVIQILVGIIAGVALAVISPSSALSMSSLGGLFVAALKAVAPILVFILVASSIANQKKGTHTNMKPIIFLYLLGTLLAAFTAVAMSFLFPTTLTLVTNTTSIAPPEGIAEVINSLFFKIVDNPINALMTGNFIGILAWAIALGFSLHQASDATKQVFQDMSDGVTLIVRFIIRLAPIGIFGLVAQTFAQTGFNALLGYAHLLGVLLGSMAIIALVVNPIIVFAKIKANPYPLVFRCLRESGITAFFTRSSAANIPVNMRLCEDLKLHEDTYSVSIPLGATINMGGAAITITILTLAAVHTLGIEVDLATAVLLSVVAAVSACGASGVAGGSLLLIPLAASLFGIPNEIAMQVVAVGFIIGVIQDSAETALNSSTDVVFTAAACLAAERKQAKVRLQKS; translated from the coding sequence ATGAGCCAATCACAACCCTTTCTTGCCAGAGTCGCTAATGGCAGTTTAGTAATACAAATATTGGTGGGTATTATTGCCGGTGTTGCTTTAGCCGTTATCTCCCCATCATCAGCACTGAGTATGAGCTCTTTGGGCGGGCTATTTGTTGCCGCATTAAAGGCTGTCGCACCTATCTTAGTGTTTATTTTGGTGGCATCATCAATTGCCAATCAAAAAAAAGGTACTCACACAAATATGAAGCCAATAATTTTCCTTTATTTATTAGGAACATTATTAGCAGCATTTACCGCAGTAGCAATGAGCTTTCTTTTTCCTACCACTTTAACGCTTGTTACTAACACGACCTCTATTGCTCCACCTGAAGGTATTGCGGAAGTTATTAATTCCCTATTTTTCAAAATTGTCGATAACCCAATCAATGCATTAATGACAGGTAACTTTATTGGTATTCTTGCATGGGCAATTGCATTAGGCTTCTCGCTACACCAAGCAAGTGATGCAACAAAACAAGTATTCCAAGACATGTCTGATGGCGTAACATTAATTGTACGCTTTATTATTCGTCTTGCTCCTATTGGTATTTTTGGCCTTGTTGCTCAAACTTTTGCTCAAACAGGCTTTAATGCATTATTAGGTTATGCACACTTATTAGGGGTATTACTTGGTTCAATGGCTATTATTGCGTTAGTTGTTAACCCAATTATCGTATTTGCCAAAATTAAAGCGAATCCTTACCCATTGGTATTTCGTTGTTTACGCGAAAGTGGTATTACCGCCTTCTTTACCCGTAGTTCAGCAGCAAACATTCCAGTTAATATGAGATTGTGTGAAGATCTTAAACTGCATGAAGATACTTATTCCGTTTCTATTCCTTTAGGCGCAACCATCAATATGGGTGGTGCTGCTATTACGATTACCATCTTAACATTGGCCGCAGTGCATACTCTGGGTATTGAAGTTGATCTTGCAACAGCAGTATTACTTAGTGTGGTTGCTGCAGTATCGGCATGTGGCGCATCTGGTGTTGCAGGTGGCTCACTATTATTAATACCATTAGCTGCAAGTTTATTTGGTATTCCAAATGAAATTGCAATGCAAGTTGTCGCTGTCGGCTTTATTATTGGGGTAATTCAAGACTCAGCAGAAACAGCATTAAACAGTTCAACAGATGTGGTCTTTACCGCAGCTGCATGTTTAGCCGCAGAGCGTAAACAAGCAAAAGTACGCCTACAAAAATCATAA